The proteins below are encoded in one region of Tessaracoccus aquimaris:
- a CDS encoding SpaA isopeptide-forming pilin-related protein, which translates to MSTNDSLGSAPRRRRSRLAAREGRRRALAIGIVSALSASLVFASGLAYANDPTSPPEPVETTLAVSDQVEVTLESGEGTEVIPPPSEPEQTPPVGLDADETPIVVVDPAPFEDPATDEAPNGVLGEDVAPKDDQAREPSAEKAQEPEGLQAEALAAPAPKGWVVTVQKGTYRTAGTADTVSGEHTVGVRFGMSVDTSSDPFAYCEIQPGNEGNCVFPEVITPPDGDLTVVIREQAPTPGSDAAIHLGTPIKNLSTLDDYRIEIALKNNNKSPVVPKGMTNRAPRVANRVVNPQLNQTCGAGAKVAVLLDTSGSVNGFQDTLARATTALVDGLVGTPSSVALLSFAQSSPGAISNQKSPLSVQAVADAADFKKLYATNDGKTASFVPKDGTNWDKGLWETSLGSAAYKYDVVFVLTDGNPTYSIGAGDGRETTTRELENAVFSANAIKKTGARVITVGIGSNLNDNNLAAISGPTKFAPGMSLSDFDYISADWAKLEGVLSSFAEGLKCEASITVEKQAKPYGGTYAPAEGWKFGLANSGAASQIPAPTESDPEATQATDAAGKAKWTLKFDKPGDEATATLTELEDRTGWSLADLTCDVGGTTVDLAGKKVSIEGIGIGENITCTFKNEEKLVGALDITKALTGADAQKFGASVDFQGGFTCSLNNATVASGTWAKIGAGAATLTPAAGTPAANQIPANAVCTVTETTPTGGLPNPSWTWATPTVTGPVTIASGTTSTVTVTNAVERVYGNFQVTKQLAEGSTADATLTYSGGWTCTLGAEEVSGVWGPIAADVTWASTDADRIPLGASCAVTSETRDQWPVADDHSHQWDGEAGFSAAVVSSKQDLGTVTVTNTTKRVLGSVTWSKVDATDESLLGGSSWTIAGPSFPEPGKLVEDCVADDPAQCVGLDTNPAEGEFALKDLLWGEYTVNETGVPTGYVGGLSFTFTVAEATLDVAKGAQANERRPGAVSWSKTDEVGDLLGGSVWSITPPEGGEITVEDCIALDAKDCTGADRDPAAGKFLVEGLAWGTHLIAETTPPQGYDGEASFSVEITAEVAGKTIDGSAHKNTALTGTLKWFKIDADSESKPLLGGSEWTLRGPGDAKHDIKDCVGTCTDDPFTDQDPVAGQFSIVGLVWGDYTLTEKTAPEGYTASDESFPFTIDATNVTQTKEFTIENTRETGTVTWSKVDATDKSLLAGSKWTLKDPENASHEVVDCIGTCSDDPFTDQDPVAGQFSIKGLVWGDYELTESKAPSGYDMSTDPILFTIDATNVAGIRHLGDIGNERILGSVGWTKVDGAGTLLAGSEWSLTAPNGTTVVIEDCIETGGDKCLGPDKNPGAGSFVIEDLEWGAYTLVETKAPPGYALDATEHPFTIGADELAAGLGPIRNVAHEGPVLPLTGGIGRDQIILAGAFVALLAAVGYGARRRFARGA; encoded by the coding sequence ATGTCGACCAATGATTCGCTCGGCTCTGCTCCACGTCGTCGCCGTTCGCGTCTGGCCGCGCGCGAGGGCCGACGCAGGGCTCTCGCCATCGGGATCGTCAGCGCCCTGAGCGCATCACTGGTCTTCGCTTCGGGCCTCGCCTACGCCAACGATCCGACGTCCCCGCCCGAACCGGTTGAGACGACGCTCGCCGTGAGTGATCAGGTCGAGGTGACGCTCGAGTCTGGCGAAGGGACCGAGGTGATTCCGCCTCCAAGCGAACCTGAGCAGACGCCCCCGGTCGGCCTCGATGCGGACGAGACTCCCATAGTTGTGGTCGACCCCGCACCGTTCGAGGACCCGGCGACCGACGAGGCGCCGAACGGGGTCCTCGGCGAGGACGTGGCCCCCAAGGACGACCAAGCCCGGGAGCCGTCCGCCGAGAAGGCGCAGGAACCGGAGGGCCTACAAGCTGAGGCCCTGGCAGCCCCCGCACCCAAGGGCTGGGTAGTCACCGTGCAAAAGGGGACCTATCGCACTGCAGGTACTGCTGACACAGTCTCGGGGGAGCACACAGTCGGAGTGCGGTTCGGGATGTCGGTGGACACGTCAAGCGACCCGTTCGCCTACTGCGAGATCCAGCCTGGGAACGAAGGGAACTGTGTCTTCCCGGAGGTCATCACGCCGCCCGATGGCGACCTGACTGTGGTTATCAGGGAGCAGGCGCCAACGCCTGGCTCCGATGCCGCGATCCACCTCGGCACGCCGATCAAGAACCTGTCGACTCTCGATGATTACCGGATCGAGATAGCGCTGAAGAACAACAACAAGAGTCCAGTGGTGCCGAAAGGCATGACCAACCGTGCCCCGCGTGTAGCCAACCGAGTTGTCAATCCGCAACTGAATCAGACCTGCGGCGCTGGCGCGAAGGTTGCGGTCCTGCTTGACACCTCGGGGTCCGTCAACGGGTTCCAGGACACGCTGGCACGCGCGACCACCGCCCTCGTCGACGGTCTGGTCGGTACCCCTTCGAGTGTCGCTCTGTTGAGCTTCGCGCAATCGAGCCCTGGAGCCATTAGCAACCAGAAGTCACCCCTCAGTGTCCAGGCGGTTGCCGACGCGGCGGACTTCAAGAAGCTGTATGCGACGAATGACGGGAAGACCGCATCCTTCGTGCCGAAGGATGGAACAAACTGGGACAAGGGGCTCTGGGAGACCTCGCTCGGATCCGCGGCCTACAAGTACGACGTCGTGTTCGTTCTCACAGACGGGAATCCCACCTACTCGATAGGTGCAGGCGACGGCCGGGAGACCACCACACGCGAGTTGGAGAACGCCGTCTTCTCCGCCAATGCGATCAAGAAGACCGGAGCCCGCGTCATCACGGTGGGCATCGGTTCCAACCTCAACGACAACAACTTGGCCGCCATCTCGGGCCCGACCAAGTTCGCGCCAGGCATGTCACTGAGCGACTTCGACTACATCTCCGCGGACTGGGCCAAGCTCGAGGGGGTGCTCAGCTCCTTCGCGGAGGGTCTGAAGTGTGAGGCGAGCATCACCGTTGAGAAGCAGGCCAAGCCGTACGGCGGGACCTACGCTCCCGCCGAGGGCTGGAAGTTCGGCCTGGCCAACTCTGGCGCGGCCTCGCAGATCCCAGCGCCTACGGAGTCGGACCCGGAGGCTACCCAGGCCACCGACGCTGCGGGCAAGGCGAAGTGGACGCTGAAGTTCGACAAGCCGGGCGACGAGGCGACCGCGACACTGACCGAACTCGAGGATCGAACCGGCTGGAGCCTTGCCGACCTGACCTGCGACGTCGGCGGGACCACGGTCGACCTGGCAGGAAAGAAGGTCTCCATCGAGGGCATCGGCATCGGCGAGAACATCACCTGCACGTTCAAGAACGAGGAGAAACTGGTCGGCGCCCTTGACATCACGAAGGCGCTCACCGGCGCGGATGCGCAGAAGTTCGGCGCGAGCGTGGACTTCCAGGGCGGCTTCACCTGTTCGCTCAACAACGCGACCGTCGCGTCCGGCACCTGGGCCAAGATTGGCGCGGGAGCGGCCACGCTGACGCCCGCGGCCGGCACGCCCGCCGCCAACCAGATTCCCGCCAATGCCGTGTGCACCGTCACCGAGACCACGCCGACGGGCGGTCTCCCGAACCCGTCCTGGACGTGGGCCACCCCGACGGTGACCGGCCCGGTGACCATCGCCAGCGGGACGACCTCGACCGTCACCGTCACGAATGCGGTCGAGCGGGTCTACGGCAACTTCCAGGTCACCAAGCAACTCGCGGAAGGGAGCACGGCCGACGCAACGCTCACCTACTCCGGCGGTTGGACCTGCACCCTCGGAGCCGAGGAGGTCAGCGGAGTTTGGGGGCCGATCGCGGCAGACGTGACCTGGGCGTCGACCGATGCCGATCGGATTCCGCTCGGCGCGAGTTGTGCGGTGACGAGCGAGACTCGTGACCAGTGGCCCGTCGCCGACGATCACTCCCACCAGTGGGACGGCGAGGCCGGATTCTCGGCCGCTGTCGTCTCCTCGAAGCAGGATCTTGGGACCGTGACGGTGACCAACACCACCAAGCGGGTGCTCGGCTCCGTGACGTGGAGCAAGGTCGACGCGACCGACGAGTCGCTGCTCGGCGGATCCTCTTGGACGATCGCCGGCCCGAGCTTCCCCGAGCCGGGCAAGCTCGTCGAGGACTGCGTGGCCGATGATCCGGCCCAGTGTGTCGGGCTGGACACCAATCCTGCCGAGGGCGAGTTCGCACTCAAGGATCTGCTCTGGGGCGAGTACACCGTCAACGAGACGGGGGTACCGACCGGCTACGTCGGCGGCCTGAGTTTCACCTTCACCGTCGCCGAGGCGACCTTGGACGTCGCCAAGGGCGCGCAGGCCAACGAGCGCAGGCCCGGGGCCGTGTCGTGGTCCAAGACCGACGAGGTCGGCGACCTGCTCGGCGGATCGGTGTGGAGCATCACGCCGCCCGAGGGTGGAGAGATCACCGTCGAGGACTGCATCGCGCTTGACGCCAAGGACTGCACCGGCGCCGACAGGGATCCGGCCGCAGGCAAGTTCCTCGTCGAGGGCCTCGCGTGGGGCACCCACCTCATCGCCGAAACGACGCCGCCGCAGGGTTACGACGGCGAGGCGAGCTTCAGCGTCGAGATCACGGCCGAGGTCGCGGGCAAGACGATCGATGGCAGCGCGCACAAGAACACCGCCCTGACCGGAACCCTCAAGTGGTTCAAGATTGACGCGGACTCGGAAAGCAAGCCGCTGCTGGGCGGGTCTGAGTGGACACTGAGGGGTCCGGGCGACGCCAAGCATGACATCAAGGACTGCGTCGGGACCTGCACGGACGACCCGTTCACCGACCAGGACCCCGTCGCCGGCCAGTTCAGCATCGTCGGGCTCGTCTGGGGCGACTACACCCTGACGGAGAAGACCGCGCCCGAGGGCTACACGGCCAGCGATGAGTCGTTCCCGTTCACGATCGACGCGACCAACGTCACGCAGACGAAGGAATTCACGATCGAGAACACCCGCGAGACGGGCACCGTGACGTGGTCGAAGGTCGACGCGACCGACAAGTCGTTGCTGGCAGGGTCCAAGTGGACGCTGAAGGATCCCGAGAACGCGTCACATGAAGTCGTCGACTGCATCGGGACCTGCTCGGACGATCCGTTCACCGATCAGGACCCCGTCGCTGGCCAGTTCAGCATCAAGGGGCTCGTCTGGGGCGACTACGAACTGACGGAGTCGAAGGCGCCCTCCGGTTACGACATGTCCACCGATCCCATATTGTTCACGATCGATGCCACCAACGTGGCCGGCATTAGGCACCTGGGCGACATCGGAAACGAACGGATCCTGGGTTCGGTCGGCTGGACGAAGGTCGACGGTGCGGGCACGCTGCTCGCCGGTTCCGAGTGGAGCCTCACCGCTCCTAACGGCACGACCGTGGTCATCGAGGACTGCATCGAGACGGGCGGCGACAAGTGCCTCGGCCCTGACAAGAATCCCGGAGCCGGGTCGTTCGTGATTGAGGACCTCGAGTGGGGCGCGTACACGCTGGTCGAGACGAAGGCCCCGCCCGGCTACGCCCTAGACGCCACCGAGCATCCGTTCACGATCGGCGCCGATGAACTGGCCGCCGGACTGGGCCCCATCCGCAACGTGGCCCATGAGGGACCCGTGCTGCCGCTCACCGGCGGCATCGGGCGGGACCAGATCATCCTCGCGGGAGCCTTCGTGGCCCTGCTCGCAGCCGTGGGCTATGGGGCCCGTCGGCGATTCGCCCGGGGCGCCTGA
- a CDS encoding SpaH/EbpB family LPXTG-anchored major pilin — translation MFERKSPLRRLAAGMGAFALAVAGLLGTTTAQAAPVSGNIDTTIQGNLFVHKHVGDPGVGTAGTGEQTSVPGKALEGVTFTIQRVLHNGTPVDLTTSEGWDLVKGLEPDAVDKPGGAFTAGVAVPGTTKDGGTASFVGLEFGMYLVKETDSGLNNIVSKVAPFLVSVPFPSANEWLYDVHVYPKNVLNETEPTKTVADPGHALVVGSTVDWTVTAPVPTLATGDSYKEFVITDTFDERLSIAETDVTVTIAGVELVAGDYTIAVGAGPEVVVTFTDTGRPKLVAGKDVVVTYATKVLSLGDEAFIANIANVNTNGTIRYTNEPAVWFGSVKVTKVNAASTGQTLAGAEFELYDAVDGKLVNAAKYTTDANGAITIDGLWGGKSDNPTRDYWLKETKAPAGYVTPADDAAWIKVTVTADATTPVSVQVENAKQTGPTLPLTGGVGAAIFGGTGLAMVLVAVGAITVGAARRRQSTR, via the coding sequence ATGTTTGAGAGGAAATCGCCGCTACGGCGACTCGCTGCCGGCATGGGGGCATTCGCTCTGGCCGTGGCGGGATTACTGGGAACGACGACGGCCCAAGCCGCGCCTGTCTCAGGCAACATCGACACGACGATTCAGGGCAACCTGTTCGTGCACAAGCACGTCGGTGACCCGGGCGTGGGAACCGCAGGCACTGGCGAGCAGACCAGCGTCCCGGGCAAGGCCTTGGAGGGCGTCACCTTCACCATCCAGCGCGTCCTTCACAACGGGACGCCCGTCGACTTGACGACCAGCGAGGGCTGGGACCTGGTCAAGGGGCTTGAGCCCGACGCCGTCGACAAGCCCGGTGGCGCCTTCACTGCGGGCGTAGCTGTGCCCGGGACAACGAAGGACGGCGGTACTGCCTCGTTTGTAGGCCTTGAGTTTGGCATGTACCTGGTGAAAGAGACCGATTCCGGACTGAACAACATCGTCTCGAAGGTCGCCCCGTTCCTGGTCTCGGTGCCCTTCCCGTCGGCCAACGAGTGGCTGTACGACGTGCACGTCTACCCGAAGAACGTCCTGAACGAGACCGAGCCGACCAAGACGGTCGCGGACCCCGGCCACGCGCTCGTTGTGGGCAGCACGGTGGATTGGACCGTCACGGCACCCGTCCCAACCCTGGCCACCGGCGACTCGTACAAGGAGTTCGTGATCACCGACACGTTCGACGAGCGCCTCTCGATCGCCGAGACTGACGTCACCGTCACCATCGCGGGCGTCGAACTTGTGGCCGGCGACTACACGATCGCCGTTGGAGCTGGTCCGGAGGTCGTGGTGACGTTCACCGACACAGGCCGCCCCAAGCTGGTGGCCGGCAAGGACGTCGTCGTCACCTACGCCACGAAGGTCCTGAGTCTGGGCGACGAAGCCTTCATCGCCAACATCGCCAACGTCAACACCAACGGCACCATCCGCTACACCAATGAGCCCGCGGTGTGGTTCGGCTCGGTCAAGGTGACCAAGGTCAACGCCGCCAGCACCGGCCAAACGCTGGCGGGCGCCGAGTTCGAGTTGTACGACGCGGTGGACGGCAAGCTTGTCAACGCAGCGAAGTACACGACCGATGCCAACGGCGCCATCACCATCGACGGCCTTTGGGGCGGCAAGAGCGACAACCCCACGCGGGACTACTGGCTGAAGGAGACCAAGGCCCCCGCTGGCTACGTCACCCCAGCTGATGATGCCGCCTGGATCAAGGTGACCGTCACGGCTGACGCCACGACCCCGGTCTCGGTGCAGGTCGAGAACGCCAAGCAGACCGGACCCACCCTCCCGCTGACCGGCGGCGTGGGCGCGGCCATCTTCGGCGGCACCGGCCTGGCGATGGTGCTCGTCGCCGTCGGCGCCATCACGGTGGGCGCGGCGCGTCGTCGCCAGTCGACCCGCTGA
- a CDS encoding class C sortase, with the protein MPWFNTGLALVGLVGVLVMLYPSVASWFAQYNQSHVIRDLSSAVDDEPPARLHAEIQTAREYNDALTGGALLSPGSNIPKGSGTSTSALDYWSILDAGSGNMGRLRIDAIDVDLPIYHGTSDETLTKGVGHLEGTSLPVGGESQHSVLTAHRGLPSATLFDNLGDLKPGDTFTIEVFGEVLTYQVVDTQTIEPDKTQALVPRYGRDLVTLVTCTPLGINTHRYLVTGERITPTPIEDVERAGQRPEIPGFPWWTLALGGAVLAFGTVVVWSGSTKSRRAVG; encoded by the coding sequence ATGCCCTGGTTCAACACAGGGCTGGCGTTGGTCGGGCTGGTCGGCGTCCTGGTGATGCTCTATCCCAGCGTCGCCTCGTGGTTCGCGCAGTACAACCAGTCGCATGTCATCCGTGACCTGTCCTCCGCGGTCGACGACGAACCACCCGCCCGACTGCACGCGGAGATCCAGACGGCCCGCGAGTACAACGACGCCCTGACCGGCGGGGCGCTGCTGTCGCCCGGGTCGAACATTCCGAAGGGCTCCGGCACTTCAACCTCTGCCCTGGACTACTGGTCGATCCTCGACGCTGGTTCGGGGAACATGGGTCGGTTGCGGATCGACGCGATCGACGTCGACCTGCCGATCTACCACGGCACATCGGACGAGACCCTCACCAAGGGCGTCGGCCACCTGGAGGGAACCTCGCTCCCCGTCGGAGGGGAGTCGCAGCATTCGGTCCTGACGGCACATCGCGGCCTGCCTTCCGCGACGCTCTTCGACAACCTCGGCGACCTGAAACCGGGAGACACGTTCACGATCGAGGTCTTCGGTGAGGTCCTGACCTATCAGGTCGTCGACACCCAGACGATCGAGCCGGACAAGACCCAGGCGTTGGTCCCGCGCTACGGCCGGGACCTCGTGACGCTCGTCACCTGCACCCCGTTGGGGATCAATACCCACCGCTACCTGGTGACGGGGGAGAGGATCACCCCGACCCCGATCGAGGACGTCGAACGGGCGGGCCAGCGCCCGGAAATCCCCGGCTTCCCGTGGTGGACGCTCGCCCTCGGAGGTGCCGTCCTGGCCTTCGGGACTGTGGTCGTCTGGAGCGGGTCCACTAAGTCGCGCCGCGCCGTTGGTTGA
- a CDS encoding flavin reductase family protein: MTIHSSHPFLPPQEERDPLRRLRGRMPAPVTIWASGSGSRRDGWTISSMLVADGDPGELIALVNEDADWWDLFRETGSATVNVLGAGQSYLSEVFARVAPSPGGPFRTGEWTDAEHGPRVAGASAWVGVRLVDADPEHSGWGLLVRARIESIDLADVAPLRHQGGQYS, translated from the coding sequence ATGACGATCCACAGCAGCCACCCGTTCCTGCCTCCGCAGGAGGAGCGTGACCCGCTGCGTCGCCTACGGGGACGGATGCCTGCGCCGGTCACGATCTGGGCGAGCGGTTCGGGGTCGCGGCGCGACGGTTGGACGATCTCGTCAATGCTGGTCGCCGACGGGGACCCCGGCGAGTTGATCGCGCTGGTGAACGAGGACGCGGACTGGTGGGACCTGTTCCGGGAGACGGGATCGGCAACGGTCAACGTGCTCGGGGCGGGGCAGAGTTACCTGTCGGAGGTCTTCGCGCGGGTCGCCCCGTCGCCCGGAGGGCCGTTCCGCACCGGTGAATGGACCGACGCCGAGCACGGCCCGAGGGTCGCAGGGGCGTCGGCGTGGGTAGGGGTCAGGTTGGTCGACGCCGACCCGGAGCACTCCGGGTGGGGGCTGCTGGTGCGGGCGCGGATCGAGTCGATCGACCTGGCCGACGTCGCCCCGTTGCGGCACCAGGGCGGCCAGTACAGCTAG
- a CDS encoding type IV toxin-antitoxin system AbiEi family antitoxin — translation MDVPGDRVQSQWLVDYRPGVAVEVTRAEVTRLEEEQHGRVVVVHDYINSHLAARYRAQHISYLDRAGNAFLRTLGLFVYVDGRPRPAGLMTRSTPQTFTKSGVKVVFALLVRSDLTSAPLREIAAAAKVSLGSAHTTLANLDDRGFLAGGVKDRAGLVRMEPLVSEWVAGFVSRLLPSLRSRQFAGPDPRNMRTLAKEIRDVTLAGEVNHPDLIRATSTTIYGLPPWPQITRAGRLRDGESPNVTLRERFWDDSVLHLGVNGHPLLDYAELYSSDEGRQLEVAAAVRRHLLD, via the coding sequence GTGGACGTCCCCGGCGATCGGGTTCAGAGTCAATGGCTCGTGGATTACCGCCCTGGCGTCGCGGTCGAGGTGACCCGCGCGGAAGTGACCAGGCTCGAGGAAGAGCAACATGGCCGCGTCGTCGTGGTCCACGACTACATCAACAGCCACCTGGCCGCCCGTTACCGCGCTCAGCACATCTCGTACCTGGACCGGGCGGGCAACGCGTTCCTGCGCACGCTAGGCCTGTTCGTCTACGTCGACGGTCGACCGCGTCCCGCGGGCCTCATGACGCGCTCCACCCCTCAGACTTTCACCAAATCCGGGGTGAAGGTCGTGTTCGCCTTGCTGGTCAGAAGCGACCTGACCTCGGCGCCGCTGCGCGAAATTGCCGCTGCGGCGAAGGTGTCGCTCGGCAGTGCACACACGACGCTCGCCAACCTTGACGACAGGGGGTTCCTCGCCGGAGGCGTAAAGGACCGAGCCGGGTTGGTCCGGATGGAGCCGTTGGTCAGCGAATGGGTCGCGGGGTTCGTCTCCAGGCTTCTCCCGAGCCTTCGATCCCGTCAGTTCGCCGGCCCTGATCCGAGGAACATGCGCACCCTCGCCAAGGAGATCCGGGACGTGACTCTCGCGGGCGAGGTCAACCACCCAGACCTGATCCGGGCCACCAGCACCACGATCTACGGGTTGCCTCCTTGGCCCCAAATCACGCGAGCAGGGCGCCTCAGGGACGGTGAGAGCCCCAACGTCACGTTGCGGGAACGCTTCTGGGACGATTCGGTCCTTCACCTCGGCGTGAACGGCCACCCTCTGCTGGATTACGCAGAGCTGTACTCCAGCGACGAAGGGCGGCAACTTGAGGTCGCCGCTGCAGTCCGGAGGCACCTCCTTGACTGA
- a CDS encoding succinate dehydrogenase/fumarate reductase iron-sulfur subunit produces MRLNVKVWRQEGPTSKGRFEEHQIDGVEPQLSVLELLDALNEQLIDSGQEPVAFESDCREGICGACGVTVDGDVHGPEDNVPSCHQRLIHYSDGSTIRIEPLRAGAFPVLRDLIVDRGGLDDVIRAGGHVAVNAGTAPDADDLPIPTLVAEESLDFAACIGCGACVAACPNGSAHLFTGAKLTHLSLLPIPAQERNRRAKSMIAEADELFGPCSLYGECEQACPAGIPLTAIAAVNHERFLAGMRRRL; encoded by the coding sequence ATGAGACTCAACGTGAAGGTGTGGCGGCAGGAGGGCCCCACGTCGAAGGGTCGCTTCGAGGAGCACCAGATCGACGGCGTCGAGCCGCAACTGTCGGTGCTCGAACTGCTCGACGCGCTCAACGAGCAACTGATCGACTCTGGCCAGGAGCCTGTAGCGTTCGAGTCGGACTGCCGCGAGGGCATCTGCGGCGCGTGCGGCGTGACGGTCGACGGTGACGTGCACGGCCCGGAGGACAACGTGCCGAGTTGCCACCAGCGGCTGATCCACTACTCCGACGGGTCGACCATTCGGATCGAGCCGCTGCGCGCCGGGGCGTTCCCCGTGCTGCGGGATCTGATCGTCGACAGGGGCGGCCTCGACGACGTGATCCGCGCGGGCGGGCACGTCGCCGTCAACGCGGGCACCGCCCCGGACGCCGACGACCTGCCGATCCCGACGCTGGTCGCCGAGGAATCCCTCGACTTCGCCGCCTGCATCGGCTGCGGGGCGTGCGTCGCGGCCTGCCCGAACGGGTCGGCGCATCTGTTCACGGGTGCGAAGCTGACGCACCTGTCGCTGCTGCCCATCCCCGCGCAGGAGCGCAATCGGCGGGCGAAGTCGATGATCGCCGAGGCGGACGAGTTGTTCGGGCCCTGTTCTCTCTACGGGGAGTGCGAGCAGGCCTGCCCCGCGGGCATCCCACTGACGGCGATCGCGGCGGTCAACCACGAGCGGTTCCTGGCGGGCATGCGCCGCCGGCTGTGA
- a CDS encoding fumarate reductase/succinate dehydrogenase flavoprotein subunit: MRWPGRKRTVAPVVEARHAAQRASQWQAPDVAIDGVRVGTRLDGNIPDGDPATAWDRRRAEYKLVSPLNARKFTVVVVGTGLAGSGAAAALGELGFKVHAFTYHDSPRRAHSVAAQGGINAARGRKVDGDSLRRFVVDTVKGGDFRAREAEAFRLGQESIRVIDHMNAIGAPFAREYGGMLATRSFGGVQVSRTYYTRGQTGQQLQIAGAQALQRQVHLGNVELHERTEMLDLIVDDGVCRGVVVRDLVSGQVWAQPAHAVILATGGYGSVYFHSTLAMNSNATAVWRAARRGAYLSHASFVQFHPTALPISSHWQSKTILMSESLRNDGRIWVPKKAGDDRAPADIPEDERDYYLERKYPSFGNLSPRDISSRAAKERIDAGHGVGPLHNSVYLDFSDALKEHGRETIAARYGNLFDMYSHATGEDPYEVPMRIAPGAHFTMGGLWSDYDQMTSIPGLFVGGEASWAYHGANRLGANSLLSACVDGWFTLPYSVPNYLSGHLGERLPGADDACVRDAVGRVQTRTSALLDVGGDLAPSHFHRELGEIMYRGVGVERTSEGLRTAIEEIRDLRRRFWRNVRVPGTGAHLNQALERAGRIADFLELAEVMAVDALDRQESCGAHFRSEFQDAGEAKRDDEHWAFASAWEALGDPGATDDLRFTRHAEPLTFTSVPLATRSYR, translated from the coding sequence ATGAGGTGGCCAGGACGCAAGCGCACGGTCGCACCCGTCGTCGAGGCGAGGCACGCCGCCCAGCGCGCGTCCCAGTGGCAGGCTCCTGACGTCGCGATCGACGGCGTGCGCGTCGGCACCCGGCTAGACGGGAACATCCCCGACGGCGACCCGGCGACCGCGTGGGACCGCCGCCGCGCGGAGTACAAGCTCGTCAGTCCACTCAACGCCAGGAAGTTCACCGTCGTGGTCGTCGGCACCGGGTTGGCCGGCTCCGGGGCGGCCGCCGCGCTCGGCGAACTCGGCTTCAAGGTCCACGCCTTCACCTACCACGACTCGCCCCGTCGGGCGCACTCCGTCGCGGCGCAGGGCGGCATCAATGCGGCCAGAGGACGCAAGGTCGACGGCGACTCGCTGCGCCGGTTCGTGGTCGACACTGTCAAGGGCGGCGACTTCCGCGCCCGTGAGGCAGAGGCTTTCCGGCTCGGGCAGGAGTCGATCCGCGTCATCGACCACATGAACGCCATCGGCGCCCCGTTCGCGCGCGAGTACGGCGGCATGCTCGCCACCCGCTCGTTCGGCGGCGTGCAGGTCTCGCGCACCTACTACACGCGCGGCCAGACGGGGCAGCAGTTGCAGATCGCGGGGGCGCAGGCCCTGCAGCGCCAGGTGCACCTCGGCAATGTCGAACTGCACGAGCGCACCGAGATGCTCGACCTGATCGTCGACGACGGGGTGTGCCGCGGCGTCGTCGTCCGCGACCTGGTCAGCGGCCAGGTCTGGGCGCAGCCCGCGCACGCCGTCATCCTCGCCACCGGTGGCTACGGCTCCGTGTACTTCCATTCGACGCTCGCCATGAACTCGAACGCCACGGCTGTGTGGCGCGCCGCCCGCCGCGGCGCCTACCTGTCGCACGCGTCGTTCGTGCAGTTCCATCCGACGGCGCTGCCGATCTCGTCGCACTGGCAGTCGAAGACCATCCTGATGTCCGAGTCGCTGCGCAACGACGGCCGGATCTGGGTGCCGAAGAAGGCGGGCGACGACCGCGCCCCCGCCGACATCCCCGAGGATGAGCGCGACTACTACCTGGAGCGCAAGTACCCGTCGTTCGGGAACCTGTCCCCCCGCGACATCTCCTCTCGGGCCGCGAAGGAGCGCATCGACGCGGGCCACGGCGTCGGCCCGCTGCACAACTCCGTCTACCTCGACTTCTCCGACGCGCTGAAGGAGCACGGACGCGAGACGATCGCGGCCCGCTACGGCAACCTCTTCGACATGTACTCGCACGCGACGGGCGAGGACCCCTACGAGGTGCCGATGCGGATCGCGCCGGGCGCACACTTCACCATGGGCGGGCTGTGGTCCGACTACGACCAGATGACGTCGATCCCCGGGCTGTTCGTCGGCGGCGAGGCCAGTTGGGCCTACCACGGCGCGAACCGGCTCGGCGCGAACTCCCTGCTGTCGGCCTGCGTCGACGGCTGGTTCACGCTGCCCTACTCGGTGCCGAACTACCTGTCCGGCCACCTCGGGGAACGGCTTCCTGGCGCAGACGACGCGTGTGTGCGCGACGCCGTCGGACGTGTCCAGACGCGCACGTCGGCACTGCTGGACGTCGGAGGCGATCTGGCGCCGTCGCACTTCCACCGCGAACTGGGCGAGATCATGTATCGCGGGGTCGGGGTGGAGCGGACATCCGAGGGCCTCCGGACGGCGATCGAGGAGATCCGCGATCTTCGGCGGCGGTTCTGGCGCAACGTGCGGGTCCCGGGCACGGGCGCTCACCTGAACCAGGCGCTCGAGAGGGCCGGCCGGATCGCCGACTTCCTCGAACTGGCCGAGGTGATGGCCGTCGACGCCCTCGACCGCCAGGAGAGTTGCGGTGCCCACTTCCGCAGCGAGTTCCAGGACGCCGGGGAGGCAAAGCGCGACGACGAACACTGGGCGTTCGCGTCGGCGTGGGAGGCTCTCGGCGACCCGGGAGCGACCGACGACCTGCGCTTCACGCGGCACGCCGAACCGCTGACGTTCACCTCCGTTCCGCTGGCGACGAGGAGCTACCGATGA